In Papaver somniferum cultivar HN1 chromosome 1, ASM357369v1, whole genome shotgun sequence, a genomic segment contains:
- the LOC113277500 gene encoding protein MALE DISCOVERER 2-like has product MGGTSNHFIFSLKNFSCLLVLAFLQIHKTCSLNLEGLSLLSFRESVVSDPNGAFSNWYPNDSHPCNWSGVHCVDGKVQMLVLEGLSLGGILAPELGKLAYLRSLVLYKNHFSGFIPKEIGELTMLEVLDLRGNSLSGTIPSELGQMSSLKRLLLCDNKFQGSLPPELGKLNMLAEIQFDDNLTISLASRVRCLNRKFGHCIWQNSSKQLRKADAFKIPFKGELFRYLDVLPLFNFKKGSLHENDGERCCGNLRSSADSYTDQNVDDMVNSGRRRLLEETTNLPAVPASEGALPNSPSTIPFTRSSGSFPAIPKSKNMPIPSPALHSSPDAKPQSISARPGNQNDQHSGDSSGKRLTYVVVVPTIAFVLIVASVMLLVFRKRGGTTIGPWKTGLSGQLQKAFVTGVPKLNRPELEVACEDFSNIIETLSDCTVYKGTLSSGVEIAVVSIGISSSKDWTECLEATFRRKIDTLSRVNHKNFVNLLGYCEEDSPFLRMMVFEYAPNGTLFEHLHVKEVEFLDWNARTRIIMGTAYCLQYMHHDLNPPVAHPNLHSTTVYLTDDYAAKIAEINLLSDFDAKPGAFIKDMTEHSALPPLAVPETNVYSFGVLLLEIISAKIPYANDGTLQNWAEDYLSDKLSANDIIDPLLRNVKNNELDIICEVIKDCIRDEPRQRPSMRDVTCKLREVIPISPDSATPRLSPLWWAELEILSVEAT; this is encoded by the exons ATGGGTGGTACATCCAATCATTTCATTTTCAGCTTGAAGAATTTTTCGTGTTTACTGGTATTGGCTTTCCTACAAATTCACAAAACTTGCTCACTTAACCTCGAAG GATTGTCTTTGTTGAGTTTCCGGGAAAGTGTAGTTAGTGATCCTAATGGAGCGTTCTCGAATTGGTACCCCAATGATAGTCATCCATGCAATTGGTCAGGTGTTCATTGTGTGGACGGCAAAGTGCAGATGCT TGTTCTAGAAGGACTTTCACTTGGAGGGATCCTAGCTCCTGAGCTTGGGAAGCTCGCTTACTTGAGATCTCT TGTGCTCTACAAAAACCACTTCTCAGGTTTTATTCCTAAAGAGATTGGAGAGCTTACCATGTTAGAAGTATTGGATTTAAGGGGTAATAGCTTAAGCGGGACAATTCCTTCTGAGTTGGGACAGATGTCATCTCTTAAGCGCTT GCTTCTTTGTGACAATAAATTCCAGGGTAGTCTTCCTCCTGAGTTGGGGAAGCTCAATATGCTGGCCGAGATACAGTTTGATGACAACCTTACAATCTCTCTTGCAAGTCGAGTTCGCTGTTTAAATAGGAAATTTGGACACTG CATCTGGCAGAACAGTTCCAAACAACTGAGGAAAGCAGACGCTTTCAAGATTCCGTTCAAAGGGGAACTTTTTCGTTATCTTGATGTACTACCACT GTTCAACTTTAAAAAAGGATCCTTGCATGAGAATGATGGAGAAAGATGCTGTGGCAATTTACGTA GTTCAGCAGATTCTTACACAGATCAAAATGTGGATGACATGGTAAACTCTGGACGCCGTAGATTGCTTGAGGAAACCACTAACCTTCCTGCGGTACCAGCAAGCGAGGGTGCTCTTCCTAATTCACCGAGCACCATCCCATTTACTAGAAGCAGTGGATCTTTTCCTGCTATACCAAAGAGCAAGAACATGCCAATACCTTCACCGGCACTGCATTCTTCCCCGGATGCTAAACCCCAGTCAATTTCAGCACGTCCCGGAAACCAAAACGATCAACATTCTGGCGACTCGTCTGGAAAAAGATTGACTTATGTTGTTGTGGTACCGACAATCGCATTTGTGCTCATTGTTGCATCAGTAATGCTTTTGGTTTTTAGAAAAAGAGGAGGCACGACAATAGGTCCATGGAAAACAGGACTGAGTGGACAGTTGCAGAAGGCATTTGTGACAG GGGTTCCCAAACTAAATCGTCCGGAGCTAGAAGTTGCCTGTGAGGATTTTAGCAACATTATTGAGACCTTGTCAGACTGCACAGTGTACAAAGGAACATTGTCTAGTGGAGTTGAGATTGCAGTTGTGTCAATTGGAATATCATCATCCAAAGATTGGACGGAATGCTTGGAAGCGACATTTAGGAGAAAG ATAGATACACTGTCACGGGTGAACCACAAAAACTTTGTCAACCTTCTGGGTTATTGTGAGGAGGATTCACCTTTTCTCAGGATGATGGTGTTTGAGTATGCGCCCAATGGCACCTTATTCGAGCATCTCCATG TTAAAGAAGTTGAGTTTCTTGACTGGAATGCAAGGACAAGGATTATTATGGGAACTGCTTACTGCCTGCAATACATGCACCATGACTTGAACCCACCTGTCGCTCATCCCAATCTCCACTCAACTACTGTTTATTTGACGGACGACTATGCTGCTAAG ATTGCAGAAATCAATTTGCTGTCAGATTTTGATGCGAAGCCAGGAGCGTTTATTAAGGATATGACTGAGCACTCTGCACTACCGCCACTTGCGGTTCCTGAAACAAACGTCTACAGTTTTGGTGTATTGCTGTTAGAGATAATATCTGCCAAAATTCCATATGCTAATGATGGAACCTTACAAAACTGG GCGGAGGATTACTTGAGTGATAAACTGAGCGCCAACGACATTATCGATCCCTTACTCAGAAACGTAAAGAACAACGAGCTTGATATCATATGCGAAGTCATCAAGGATTGTATTCGTGACGAACCGAGACAAAGACCCTCAATGAGAGATGTTACATGCAAATTGAGAGAGGTGATTCCAATTTCAcctgattctgcaacaccaagaCTTTCTCCACTTTGGTGGGCAGAACTTGAGATCCTCTCAGTGGAagctacataa